The Polyodon spathula isolate WHYD16114869_AA chromosome 23, ASM1765450v1, whole genome shotgun sequence genome has a window encoding:
- the LOC121298176 gene encoding cyclin-dependent kinase 16-like isoform X1: MDRMKIIKRRLSMSLRSARPVDDSLSELAEQITLDEPNGAHDNEPMVRVAHPPASRSAPSFLRQYAGSLGRAALLRDPGSGRLGERPYLSLERTSSLGIVHENVKMGSDGESDQASGTSSDEVQSPVRVRMRNHHNRRISTEDINKRLSLPADIRLPEGYLEKFAMNSPPFDKPMSRRLRRASLSEIGFGKLETYIKLDKLGEGTYATVFKGRSKLTDNLVALKEIRLEHEEGAPCTAIREVSLLKDLKHANIVTLHDIIHTDKSLTLVFEYLEKDLKQYMDDCGNIMSVHNAKIFLFQLLRGLSYCHRRKVLHRDLKPQNLLINDKGELKLADFGLARAKSVPTKTYSNEVVTLWYRPPDVLLGTTEYSTPIDMWGVGCIFYEMVTGRPLFPGSTVEDELHLIFRILGTPTEETWPGVATSEEFKTYKFPRYRAEPLVNHAPRIDSDGLDLLSKLLQFEAKRRMSAEEALRHPYFKSFGEAVQTLPDTASIFSVKEIQLQRDPGKRSLGHPEAASRKLGSASSEYFQKDGAKPRTHCHVLTSPSTS, encoded by the exons ATGGATAGGATGAAGATAATCAAGCGTCGCCTGTCAATGTCTCTGCGCAGCGCCCGTCCCGTTGACGACTCGCTGTCCGAGCTGGCAGAGCAGATCACTCTGGACGAGCCCAACGGTGCCCACGACAACG AGCCGATGGTTCGTGTGGCGCACCCCCCCGCCTCTCGCAGCGCCCCCTCTTTCCTGCGGCAGTACGCTGGCTCGTTGGGGCGCGCAGCCCTGCTTAGGGACCCGGGATCCGGCCGGCTGGGCGAGCGGCCCTACCTCTCCCTCGAAAGGACAAGCTCGCTCG gcatcGTCCATGAGAATGTGAAGATGGGCTCCGACGGGGAGAGTGACCAGGCCTCCGGGACCTCCTCCGACGAGGTGCAGTCCCCGGTGCGAGTGCGCATGAGGAACCACCACAACCGGCGCATCTCCACCGAG GACATTAACAAGCGCCTGTCCCTGCCTGCGGATATCCGGCTACCGGAGGGCTACCTGGAGAAGTTTGCCATGAACAGCCCGCCCTTCGACAAGCCCATGAGCCGGCGACTGCGGCGCGCATCCCtg tCGGAGATTGGCTTCGGGAAGCTAGAAACTTACATCAAGCTGGACAAGCTGGGAGAG GGGACCTACGCCACAGTGTTCAAGGGCAGAAGCAAATTGACAGACAACCTGGTGGCGCTGAAGGAGATCAGACTGGAGCATGAGGAGGGGGCTCCCTGCACAGCTATCAGAGAGG TGTCTCTGCTGAAAGACCTGAAGCATGCCAACATCGTCACTCTGCACGACATTATCCACACGGACAAGTCGCTCACCCTCGTCTTCGAGTACCTG GAGAAGGACCTGAAGCAGTACATGGATGACTGCGGGAACATCATGAGTGTGCACAATGCCAAG ATCTTCCTGTTCCAGCTGCTTCGCGGGCTCTCCTACTGTCACAGGCGGAAGGTGCTGCACCGGGACCTCAAGCCGCAGAACCTGCTCATCAACGACAAGGGGGAGCTCAAGCTGGCTGACTTCG GTCTGGCTCGGGCCAAGTCTGTCCCCACCAAGACGTACTCCAATGAGGTGGTGACACTGTGGTACCGGCCCCCCGACGTGCTGCTGGGCACTACAGAGTACTCCACCCCCATCGACATGTG GGGCGTGGGGTGCATATTCTACGAGATGGTGACGGGGCGCCCTCTCTTCCCCGGCTCCACAGTAGAAGATGAACTCCATTTGATATTCAGGATACTGG GGACGCCCACGGAGGAGACGTGGCCAGGGGTCGCCACCAGTGAAGAGTTCAAGACATATAAATTCCCCCGCTACCGAGCAGAGCCGCTCGTGAACCATGCCCCCAG GATAGACAGCGACGGTCTGGATCTGCTGTCTAAGCTTCTACAG TTTGAAGCCAAGAGGCGCATGTCTGCGGAGGAGGCCCTTCGGCACCCGTACTTCAAAAGCTTTGGAGAGGCGGTGCAGACGCTCCCTGACA CTGCGTCCATCTTCTCTGTGAAAGAGATCCAGCTGCAGAGAGACCCAGGGAAGCGATCGTTGGGACACCCTGAAGCAG CGTCTCGTAAACTTGGCTCTGCCTCCTCGGAATATTTCCAGAAAGACGGAGCGAAACCACGGACACATTGTCACGTTCTCACCTCCCCCTCCACCAGCTGA
- the LOC121298176 gene encoding cyclin-dependent kinase 16-like isoform X3 encodes MDRMKIIKRRLSMSLRSARPVDDSLSELAEQITLDEPNGAHDNGIVHENVKMGSDGESDQASGTSSDEVQSPVRVRMRNHHNRRISTEDINKRLSLPADIRLPEGYLEKFAMNSPPFDKPMSRRLRRASLSEIGFGKLETYIKLDKLGEGTYATVFKGRSKLTDNLVALKEIRLEHEEGAPCTAIREVSLLKDLKHANIVTLHDIIHTDKSLTLVFEYLEKDLKQYMDDCGNIMSVHNAKIFLFQLLRGLSYCHRRKVLHRDLKPQNLLINDKGELKLADFGLARAKSVPTKTYSNEVVTLWYRPPDVLLGTTEYSTPIDMWGVGCIFYEMVTGRPLFPGSTVEDELHLIFRILGTPTEETWPGVATSEEFKTYKFPRYRAEPLVNHAPRIDSDGLDLLSKLLQFEAKRRMSAEEALRHPYFKSFGEAVQTLPDTASIFSVKEIQLQRDPGKRSLGHPEAASRKLGSASSEYFQKDGAKPRTHCHVLTSPSTS; translated from the exons ATGGATAGGATGAAGATAATCAAGCGTCGCCTGTCAATGTCTCTGCGCAGCGCCCGTCCCGTTGACGACTCGCTGTCCGAGCTGGCAGAGCAGATCACTCTGGACGAGCCCAACGGTGCCCACGACAACG gcatcGTCCATGAGAATGTGAAGATGGGCTCCGACGGGGAGAGTGACCAGGCCTCCGGGACCTCCTCCGACGAGGTGCAGTCCCCGGTGCGAGTGCGCATGAGGAACCACCACAACCGGCGCATCTCCACCGAG GACATTAACAAGCGCCTGTCCCTGCCTGCGGATATCCGGCTACCGGAGGGCTACCTGGAGAAGTTTGCCATGAACAGCCCGCCCTTCGACAAGCCCATGAGCCGGCGACTGCGGCGCGCATCCCtg tCGGAGATTGGCTTCGGGAAGCTAGAAACTTACATCAAGCTGGACAAGCTGGGAGAG GGGACCTACGCCACAGTGTTCAAGGGCAGAAGCAAATTGACAGACAACCTGGTGGCGCTGAAGGAGATCAGACTGGAGCATGAGGAGGGGGCTCCCTGCACAGCTATCAGAGAGG TGTCTCTGCTGAAAGACCTGAAGCATGCCAACATCGTCACTCTGCACGACATTATCCACACGGACAAGTCGCTCACCCTCGTCTTCGAGTACCTG GAGAAGGACCTGAAGCAGTACATGGATGACTGCGGGAACATCATGAGTGTGCACAATGCCAAG ATCTTCCTGTTCCAGCTGCTTCGCGGGCTCTCCTACTGTCACAGGCGGAAGGTGCTGCACCGGGACCTCAAGCCGCAGAACCTGCTCATCAACGACAAGGGGGAGCTCAAGCTGGCTGACTTCG GTCTGGCTCGGGCCAAGTCTGTCCCCACCAAGACGTACTCCAATGAGGTGGTGACACTGTGGTACCGGCCCCCCGACGTGCTGCTGGGCACTACAGAGTACTCCACCCCCATCGACATGTG GGGCGTGGGGTGCATATTCTACGAGATGGTGACGGGGCGCCCTCTCTTCCCCGGCTCCACAGTAGAAGATGAACTCCATTTGATATTCAGGATACTGG GGACGCCCACGGAGGAGACGTGGCCAGGGGTCGCCACCAGTGAAGAGTTCAAGACATATAAATTCCCCCGCTACCGAGCAGAGCCGCTCGTGAACCATGCCCCCAG GATAGACAGCGACGGTCTGGATCTGCTGTCTAAGCTTCTACAG TTTGAAGCCAAGAGGCGCATGTCTGCGGAGGAGGCCCTTCGGCACCCGTACTTCAAAAGCTTTGGAGAGGCGGTGCAGACGCTCCCTGACA CTGCGTCCATCTTCTCTGTGAAAGAGATCCAGCTGCAGAGAGACCCAGGGAAGCGATCGTTGGGACACCCTGAAGCAG CGTCTCGTAAACTTGGCTCTGCCTCCTCGGAATATTTCCAGAAAGACGGAGCGAAACCACGGACACATTGTCACGTTCTCACCTCCCCCTCCACCAGCTGA
- the LOC121298176 gene encoding cyclin-dependent kinase 17-like isoform X2 produces MDRMKIIKRRLSMSLRSARPVDDSLSELAEQITLDEPNGAHDNEPMVRVAHPPASRSAPSFLRQYAGSLGRAALLRDPGSGRLGERPYLSLERTSSLGIVHENVKMGSDGESDQASGTSSDEVQSPVRVRMRNHHNRRISTEDINKRLSLPADIRLPEGYLEKFAMNSPPFDKPMSRRLRRASLSEIGFGKLETYIKLDKLGEGTYATVFKGRSKLTDNLVALKEIRLEHEEGAPCTAIREVSLLKDLKHANIVTLHDIIHTDKSLTLVFEYLEKDLKQYMDDCGNIMSVHNAKIFLFQLLRGLSYCHRRKVLHRDLKPQNLLINDKGELKLADFGLARAKSVPTKTYSNEVVTLWYRPPDVLLGTTEYSTPIDMWGVGCIFYEMVTGRPLFPGSTVEDELHLIFRILGTPTEETWPGVATSEEFKTYKFPRYRAEPLVNHAPRIDSDGLDLLSKLLQFEAKRRMSAEEALRHPYFKSFGEAVQTLPDTASIFSVKEIQLQRDPGKRSLGHPEAAQGKNRRQSMLF; encoded by the exons ATGGATAGGATGAAGATAATCAAGCGTCGCCTGTCAATGTCTCTGCGCAGCGCCCGTCCCGTTGACGACTCGCTGTCCGAGCTGGCAGAGCAGATCACTCTGGACGAGCCCAACGGTGCCCACGACAACG AGCCGATGGTTCGTGTGGCGCACCCCCCCGCCTCTCGCAGCGCCCCCTCTTTCCTGCGGCAGTACGCTGGCTCGTTGGGGCGCGCAGCCCTGCTTAGGGACCCGGGATCCGGCCGGCTGGGCGAGCGGCCCTACCTCTCCCTCGAAAGGACAAGCTCGCTCG gcatcGTCCATGAGAATGTGAAGATGGGCTCCGACGGGGAGAGTGACCAGGCCTCCGGGACCTCCTCCGACGAGGTGCAGTCCCCGGTGCGAGTGCGCATGAGGAACCACCACAACCGGCGCATCTCCACCGAG GACATTAACAAGCGCCTGTCCCTGCCTGCGGATATCCGGCTACCGGAGGGCTACCTGGAGAAGTTTGCCATGAACAGCCCGCCCTTCGACAAGCCCATGAGCCGGCGACTGCGGCGCGCATCCCtg tCGGAGATTGGCTTCGGGAAGCTAGAAACTTACATCAAGCTGGACAAGCTGGGAGAG GGGACCTACGCCACAGTGTTCAAGGGCAGAAGCAAATTGACAGACAACCTGGTGGCGCTGAAGGAGATCAGACTGGAGCATGAGGAGGGGGCTCCCTGCACAGCTATCAGAGAGG TGTCTCTGCTGAAAGACCTGAAGCATGCCAACATCGTCACTCTGCACGACATTATCCACACGGACAAGTCGCTCACCCTCGTCTTCGAGTACCTG GAGAAGGACCTGAAGCAGTACATGGATGACTGCGGGAACATCATGAGTGTGCACAATGCCAAG ATCTTCCTGTTCCAGCTGCTTCGCGGGCTCTCCTACTGTCACAGGCGGAAGGTGCTGCACCGGGACCTCAAGCCGCAGAACCTGCTCATCAACGACAAGGGGGAGCTCAAGCTGGCTGACTTCG GTCTGGCTCGGGCCAAGTCTGTCCCCACCAAGACGTACTCCAATGAGGTGGTGACACTGTGGTACCGGCCCCCCGACGTGCTGCTGGGCACTACAGAGTACTCCACCCCCATCGACATGTG GGGCGTGGGGTGCATATTCTACGAGATGGTGACGGGGCGCCCTCTCTTCCCCGGCTCCACAGTAGAAGATGAACTCCATTTGATATTCAGGATACTGG GGACGCCCACGGAGGAGACGTGGCCAGGGGTCGCCACCAGTGAAGAGTTCAAGACATATAAATTCCCCCGCTACCGAGCAGAGCCGCTCGTGAACCATGCCCCCAG GATAGACAGCGACGGTCTGGATCTGCTGTCTAAGCTTCTACAG TTTGAAGCCAAGAGGCGCATGTCTGCGGAGGAGGCCCTTCGGCACCCGTACTTCAAAAGCTTTGGAGAGGCGGTGCAGACGCTCCCTGACA CTGCGTCCATCTTCTCTGTGAAAGAGATCCAGCTGCAGAGAGACCCAGGGAAGCGATCGTTGGGACACCCTGAAGCAG CCCAGGGAAAGAACCGACGGCAGAGCATGCTATTTTAG
- the LOC121298176 gene encoding cyclin-dependent kinase 17-like isoform X5: MDRMKIIKRRLSMSLRSARPVDDSLSELAEQITLDEPNGAHDNGIVHENVKMGSDGESDQASGTSSDEVQSPVRVRMRNHHNRRISTEDINKRLSLPADIRLPEGYLEKFAMNSPPFDKPMSRRLRRASLSEIGFGKLETYIKLDKLGEGTYATVFKGRSKLTDNLVALKEIRLEHEEGAPCTAIREVSLLKDLKHANIVTLHDIIHTDKSLTLVFEYLEKDLKQYMDDCGNIMSVHNAKIFLFQLLRGLSYCHRRKVLHRDLKPQNLLINDKGELKLADFGLARAKSVPTKTYSNEVVTLWYRPPDVLLGTTEYSTPIDMWGVGCIFYEMVTGRPLFPGSTVEDELHLIFRILGTPTEETWPGVATSEEFKTYKFPRYRAEPLVNHAPRIDSDGLDLLSKLLQFEAKRRMSAEEALRHPYFKSFGEAVQTLPDTASIFSVKEIQLQRDPGKRSLGHPEAAQGKNRRQSMLF; encoded by the exons ATGGATAGGATGAAGATAATCAAGCGTCGCCTGTCAATGTCTCTGCGCAGCGCCCGTCCCGTTGACGACTCGCTGTCCGAGCTGGCAGAGCAGATCACTCTGGACGAGCCCAACGGTGCCCACGACAACG gcatcGTCCATGAGAATGTGAAGATGGGCTCCGACGGGGAGAGTGACCAGGCCTCCGGGACCTCCTCCGACGAGGTGCAGTCCCCGGTGCGAGTGCGCATGAGGAACCACCACAACCGGCGCATCTCCACCGAG GACATTAACAAGCGCCTGTCCCTGCCTGCGGATATCCGGCTACCGGAGGGCTACCTGGAGAAGTTTGCCATGAACAGCCCGCCCTTCGACAAGCCCATGAGCCGGCGACTGCGGCGCGCATCCCtg tCGGAGATTGGCTTCGGGAAGCTAGAAACTTACATCAAGCTGGACAAGCTGGGAGAG GGGACCTACGCCACAGTGTTCAAGGGCAGAAGCAAATTGACAGACAACCTGGTGGCGCTGAAGGAGATCAGACTGGAGCATGAGGAGGGGGCTCCCTGCACAGCTATCAGAGAGG TGTCTCTGCTGAAAGACCTGAAGCATGCCAACATCGTCACTCTGCACGACATTATCCACACGGACAAGTCGCTCACCCTCGTCTTCGAGTACCTG GAGAAGGACCTGAAGCAGTACATGGATGACTGCGGGAACATCATGAGTGTGCACAATGCCAAG ATCTTCCTGTTCCAGCTGCTTCGCGGGCTCTCCTACTGTCACAGGCGGAAGGTGCTGCACCGGGACCTCAAGCCGCAGAACCTGCTCATCAACGACAAGGGGGAGCTCAAGCTGGCTGACTTCG GTCTGGCTCGGGCCAAGTCTGTCCCCACCAAGACGTACTCCAATGAGGTGGTGACACTGTGGTACCGGCCCCCCGACGTGCTGCTGGGCACTACAGAGTACTCCACCCCCATCGACATGTG GGGCGTGGGGTGCATATTCTACGAGATGGTGACGGGGCGCCCTCTCTTCCCCGGCTCCACAGTAGAAGATGAACTCCATTTGATATTCAGGATACTGG GGACGCCCACGGAGGAGACGTGGCCAGGGGTCGCCACCAGTGAAGAGTTCAAGACATATAAATTCCCCCGCTACCGAGCAGAGCCGCTCGTGAACCATGCCCCCAG GATAGACAGCGACGGTCTGGATCTGCTGTCTAAGCTTCTACAG TTTGAAGCCAAGAGGCGCATGTCTGCGGAGGAGGCCCTTCGGCACCCGTACTTCAAAAGCTTTGGAGAGGCGGTGCAGACGCTCCCTGACA CTGCGTCCATCTTCTCTGTGAAAGAGATCCAGCTGCAGAGAGACCCAGGGAAGCGATCGTTGGGACACCCTGAAGCAG CCCAGGGAAAGAACCGACGGCAGAGCATGCTATTTTAG
- the LOC121298176 gene encoding cyclin-dependent kinase 16-like isoform X4, translating into MGDAGREPQRLSPFRMLKLLETCRPAAYRIGIVHENVKMGSDGESDQASGTSSDEVQSPVRVRMRNHHNRRISTEDINKRLSLPADIRLPEGYLEKFAMNSPPFDKPMSRRLRRASLSEIGFGKLETYIKLDKLGEGTYATVFKGRSKLTDNLVALKEIRLEHEEGAPCTAIREVSLLKDLKHANIVTLHDIIHTDKSLTLVFEYLEKDLKQYMDDCGNIMSVHNAKIFLFQLLRGLSYCHRRKVLHRDLKPQNLLINDKGELKLADFGLARAKSVPTKTYSNEVVTLWYRPPDVLLGTTEYSTPIDMWGVGCIFYEMVTGRPLFPGSTVEDELHLIFRILGTPTEETWPGVATSEEFKTYKFPRYRAEPLVNHAPRIDSDGLDLLSKLLQFEAKRRMSAEEALRHPYFKSFGEAVQTLPDTASIFSVKEIQLQRDPGKRSLGHPEAASRKLGSASSEYFQKDGAKPRTHCHVLTSPSTS; encoded by the exons ATGGGGGACGCTGGCAGGGAGCCCCAGCGCCTCTCCCCGTTTAGGATGCTTAAGTTACTGGAGACATGCCGGCCAGCCGCCTACCGCATCG gcatcGTCCATGAGAATGTGAAGATGGGCTCCGACGGGGAGAGTGACCAGGCCTCCGGGACCTCCTCCGACGAGGTGCAGTCCCCGGTGCGAGTGCGCATGAGGAACCACCACAACCGGCGCATCTCCACCGAG GACATTAACAAGCGCCTGTCCCTGCCTGCGGATATCCGGCTACCGGAGGGCTACCTGGAGAAGTTTGCCATGAACAGCCCGCCCTTCGACAAGCCCATGAGCCGGCGACTGCGGCGCGCATCCCtg tCGGAGATTGGCTTCGGGAAGCTAGAAACTTACATCAAGCTGGACAAGCTGGGAGAG GGGACCTACGCCACAGTGTTCAAGGGCAGAAGCAAATTGACAGACAACCTGGTGGCGCTGAAGGAGATCAGACTGGAGCATGAGGAGGGGGCTCCCTGCACAGCTATCAGAGAGG TGTCTCTGCTGAAAGACCTGAAGCATGCCAACATCGTCACTCTGCACGACATTATCCACACGGACAAGTCGCTCACCCTCGTCTTCGAGTACCTG GAGAAGGACCTGAAGCAGTACATGGATGACTGCGGGAACATCATGAGTGTGCACAATGCCAAG ATCTTCCTGTTCCAGCTGCTTCGCGGGCTCTCCTACTGTCACAGGCGGAAGGTGCTGCACCGGGACCTCAAGCCGCAGAACCTGCTCATCAACGACAAGGGGGAGCTCAAGCTGGCTGACTTCG GTCTGGCTCGGGCCAAGTCTGTCCCCACCAAGACGTACTCCAATGAGGTGGTGACACTGTGGTACCGGCCCCCCGACGTGCTGCTGGGCACTACAGAGTACTCCACCCCCATCGACATGTG GGGCGTGGGGTGCATATTCTACGAGATGGTGACGGGGCGCCCTCTCTTCCCCGGCTCCACAGTAGAAGATGAACTCCATTTGATATTCAGGATACTGG GGACGCCCACGGAGGAGACGTGGCCAGGGGTCGCCACCAGTGAAGAGTTCAAGACATATAAATTCCCCCGCTACCGAGCAGAGCCGCTCGTGAACCATGCCCCCAG GATAGACAGCGACGGTCTGGATCTGCTGTCTAAGCTTCTACAG TTTGAAGCCAAGAGGCGCATGTCTGCGGAGGAGGCCCTTCGGCACCCGTACTTCAAAAGCTTTGGAGAGGCGGTGCAGACGCTCCCTGACA CTGCGTCCATCTTCTCTGTGAAAGAGATCCAGCTGCAGAGAGACCCAGGGAAGCGATCGTTGGGACACCCTGAAGCAG CGTCTCGTAAACTTGGCTCTGCCTCCTCGGAATATTTCCAGAAAGACGGAGCGAAACCACGGACACATTGTCACGTTCTCACCTCCCCCTCCACCAGCTGA